In Anseongella ginsenosidimutans, one genomic interval encodes:
- a CDS encoding LytR/AlgR family response regulator transcription factor, whose amino-acid sequence MIRAIIIDDEKNNIENLTGLLELHSPVISVVATATNADEGIAKIHEQHPDLLFLDIQMPGKNGFEVLKSLPHHFVEVIFVTAYDQYGIPAIKFSAIDYLLKPVNIAELKTAVSKAVEKLNQKKQNFQLENLLEMMKNKDEKNEHRLALSTAKQTRFVSPGDIIRCESSNAYTSFYLAGGDTIMVSRPIFEYEELLAAYGFIRCHQSHLVNRKHIKSWLKDDGDIC is encoded by the coding sequence ATGATCAGGGCGATCATTATTGATGATGAAAAAAATAACATTGAAAACCTGACAGGTTTGCTGGAACTGCATTCGCCGGTTATTTCCGTCGTGGCTACCGCGACTAATGCCGATGAAGGTATTGCAAAAATACATGAGCAGCATCCGGATCTTTTATTCCTGGATATCCAGATGCCGGGTAAGAACGGCTTTGAGGTGCTGAAGTCCCTGCCCCACCATTTTGTGGAAGTCATTTTTGTGACGGCTTACGACCAGTACGGGATACCCGCCATTAAATTTTCGGCAATTGATTACTTACTGAAGCCGGTTAATATCGCGGAACTGAAAACGGCGGTTTCCAAAGCAGTGGAGAAATTAAATCAAAAGAAACAAAACTTTCAGTTGGAAAACCTGCTGGAAATGATGAAAAATAAGGATGAAAAAAATGAACACCGGCTGGCGCTATCCACCGCAAAGCAAACCCGTTTCGTAAGCCCCGGTGACATTATTCGCTGTGAGTCATCCAATGCTTATACAAGTTTTTACCTGGCCGGAGGAGATACAATCATGGTGTCCCGGCCAATTTTCGAGTATGAAGAGCTGCTGGCTGCTTACGGATTTATTCGCTGCCATCAATCGCACCTGGTCAATAGAAAACACATTAAAAGCTGGCTGAAAGACGATGGGGATATTTGCTGA
- a CDS encoding TlpA family protein disulfide reductase — MKYFVLLLGLAASFPAYSQETASKLPLAIEDPRMDAYLAGRKPATLTIKLLNAPADLGPVNVKGSFVHYGPDFQTTKHYQIGKDRELTVELEQNLPYQQIWLHVGEYLYAGIYVNTGLTVNIDLDRAKSAYMIGEGISYSGTDGKLNAILNEHVLFRRDERRALSKQRDSLLKKMDELPEGALWVKLDSLRSQRKKINAEFIAKYPTYGWAVTNEENSAFYNEMCIAYRRKRFPEELEKEVSAHKPFFTSNDGVQFYRYLSWYLSSGDDHPRPRVHEMIMADYDAYTQEEQALLDTISSIRKFSEEERKEKQEVIRSWYKKWNEVFYNDIVKINTQHEAAIFDSLCAAPRADILKLGLLKQAKSTFAKTFPLLSASAQTAWCRRIIEKELEESLASQKQVDALLASGNALENPQAAFGRPVTSLPFGASLYRLDSLDNADDFIRALLSRFKDKALIIDFWATWCGPCISAMPYAKKLQKENADLPVEYIYLCTSGSSNETLWKNKVAELKIPGTHIFVADRIIAGLKSRMDAGGGYPAYVLVDSRGNINARRINGLSEINRDVLKALLE, encoded by the coding sequence ATGAAATACTTTGTTTTACTCCTCGGCCTGGCTGCATCCTTTCCGGCGTATTCCCAGGAAACGGCTTCCAAACTGCCACTGGCTATTGAAGATCCGCGAATGGACGCTTACCTGGCCGGCCGGAAACCAGCCACGCTGACCATTAAATTGCTGAACGCCCCCGCTGATCTGGGCCCGGTAAACGTCAAAGGCTCATTTGTCCATTATGGGCCGGATTTTCAGACCACGAAACATTACCAGATAGGCAAGGACCGGGAATTGACCGTGGAGCTGGAGCAGAATTTACCCTATCAGCAGATATGGCTGCATGTGGGGGAATACTTGTATGCCGGTATTTATGTGAATACCGGCCTGACCGTGAATATCGACCTGGACCGGGCAAAAAGTGCGTATATGATCGGGGAGGGAATTAGTTATTCCGGTACGGACGGGAAATTGAACGCCATATTGAACGAGCATGTCCTGTTCCGGCGTGATGAGCGGCGCGCCTTGTCCAAGCAAAGGGACAGTCTTTTAAAAAAGATGGATGAATTGCCGGAAGGAGCCCTTTGGGTGAAATTGGATTCCCTCCGCAGCCAGCGGAAAAAGATAAATGCTGAATTTATCGCGAAATACCCGACTTATGGTTGGGCCGTGACCAATGAAGAAAACTCCGCCTTTTATAATGAAATGTGCATTGCTTACCGGAGAAAGCGATTCCCCGAAGAACTCGAAAAGGAAGTCAGCGCACATAAGCCTTTTTTTACCAGCAATGACGGGGTACAGTTTTACCGGTATCTGTCCTGGTATCTTTCGTCAGGGGACGATCACCCACGTCCACGTGTGCATGAAATGATCATGGCGGATTACGATGCATATACCCAAGAGGAACAAGCGCTGCTTGATACCATCAGTAGCATAAGAAAGTTCAGCGAGGAAGAACGAAAGGAAAAGCAGGAAGTAATAAGAAGCTGGTATAAAAAGTGGAATGAGGTGTTTTATAACGACATTGTAAAAATAAATACACAGCATGAAGCTGCGATCTTCGATAGCCTTTGTGCCGCGCCCCGGGCCGATATTCTCAAACTGGGTCTGCTGAAACAGGCTAAAAGCACTTTTGCTAAAACCTTTCCACTATTATCTGCCAGCGCCCAAACAGCCTGGTGCAGGAGAATAATCGAAAAGGAGCTGGAGGAGAGTCTTGCAAGTCAAAAGCAGGTTGACGCCTTACTGGCATCAGGCAACGCGCTGGAAAACCCGCAAGCGGCTTTCGGACGGCCCGTGACTTCCCTGCCTTTCGGCGCTTCCCTTTACCGGCTGGATAGCCTGGACAATGCGGATGATTTCATTCGCGCATTGTTATCCAGGTTTAAGGATAAGGCCCTGATCATTGACTTCTGGGCAACCTGGTGCGGGCCCTGTATTTCAGCGATGCCTTATGCGAAAAAGCTGCAAAAGGAAAACGCCGACCTTCCGGTGGAATATATTTATCTGTGTACGAGCGGTTCTTCCAATGAAACCCTATGGAAAAATAAAGTGGCCGAGCTAAAGATCCCCGGCACCCATATTTTTGTGGCGGACAGGATCATCGCCGGATTGAAGAGCAGGATGGATGCTGGCGGCGGGTATCCTGCTTATGTACTGGTGGATAGCCGGGGGAATATCAACGCGAGAAGGATCAACGGGTTAAGCGAAATAAACCGGGATGTACTGAAAGCCCTTTTGGAATAA